TATGATGATGCAGCAGAACTTCACTTCATCAAGACAGAAAGCCCCGCAACATTTTGGAGGCTAATGACCGGGGTATCAATGAAACCGGAAGATGCAGGAAAATTAAGCCAACTGAAAAACTGGAATCGAAATTTTGATGAAGCACCCATCAATGAAAACCGAACGATTATTCGGCTCAATGCCTGGTTGCTGTTTCTTTCGTTTAAAACTTATCCGGTTCATATTCTGTTCATGTGTTTCATTTCTCTGGTAGGGCTGATTTTGCTTACCGACTCCATTTTTCAGTTTGTTGAGCCTAAGGCATCTATTCTTTCTTTGTTTGTACTATTCACCCCCTCTGTTTTATTTTGGACATCGGGAGTTATGAAAGAGCCTTTGCTTATGTTGGGATTGGGTCTGTTTGTTTCCGGCGCCATCCATTTGCGATTCCAAGCTTGGAAATTTAGGCATGTTATTGGTTGGTTATTGGGCAGTGTACTAATTCTCTTCACAAAATTTTTTGTTTTGGCCTGTCTGGTTCCTTCAACTCTGGCATTCTTTCTTTTCAAAAAGAATGAATCGGGGAGATTTGTTTTTTTGAAATATGCAGGGATATCCGGTTTGCTTTTAATAGCAGCACTAAATATCCAGCACCTTGTTCCCGGTGTCAACTTGCAAAAAATGCTGTTGAACAAACAGGCACATTCTATAAAAGAAGCGGAATATCATCATGCGGGAAGTCGGATAGAAATTCCGGAATTGACTTCAAGCCCTATAAGTTTAATCAAAGCGGCTCCCGTTGCACTATGGAATACCATAGTCCGGCCCTGGGTTTGGGAAAGTAAAAATGTAATGATGTTGGCGAGTGCCGTGGAGAATATGCTGATGTTGCTTTTTTTGATTCTATGCATCTCCTCAACGGATTGGGGGGCGCGCAAAAACTTAGACCTGTTTTTGTTTTTACTTTTTAGCGCTCTGGCTTATTTTGTTCTTATAGGAATAGCCACTCCGGTGATTGGCAATTTGGTGCGTTATAAAGCTCCGTTATTACCTCTATTTATGTTTGCATTTATCCTCCGGGTAAGGTCAAACATGATAGCCGACAATTTGAAGTTTGTGTTGAGGTAGTGCGCAACTAACCTAATTCCGATTGACTGGCAGCCATAGATCTCAAGTTAGTTTTGATATATGGTCTTTTTAAAACAAAAGGATGCCGTTGCAGTCTCTAATATATTGTCAGCCCTTCATTGAAAAACTATCTGTTCCAAACAAAAATCAGCTCTTGTTTCAAATCCGGATGGAGTGATTTTGCTACCGGACAGGTACGGGCAATGTTCTCCATGATGGTCTTTTCTTTATCCGTGAAATGATTGTCAGGAAACTGAATCGTGATGTGAATTTCCGCAATTCGCCGCGGCTCGCTACCCATTACTTTGGTTACGGTCAATTCAGTCCCGGTCAGATCTATATTCATATCCCTGGTTTTAATTCCCATCGTAGTGATGATACAACTACCCAAGGCGGTGGCTACCATGTCGGTAGGAGAGAATGCTTGTGCCAGTCCATGATTATCCAGAGGAGCGTCATTGGTAATAGTGGCTCCTGAGTATAGATGTGTTAAGGTCGTTCGCAGATTGCCTTCATAAATAATTTTAGAGGTCATAAATTCTTATTTTTTGTTCGACAAACTTAATCGAAAACAATATCGTTTATAGTTTGTAATATTGACTTCGTAATGAAGTGGTTTTTTCCCTTTTTTCTTTTGGCGTTCATGGGCTTGTCCGATGCGTTTTCCCAATCACTGATTCGGAAAAATTTGGACTTGCAGGATTATCAATACAAGAAAGAGGCATCTGGCGGTGTAAGGGTTCAGACCAACGGGTTTTCAGTTTTTGGCGAAGGGGGTTGGATTAAAGACCTGAAAAGTACTCGGCTGATTCAAGTTGAATACTCCTATTATATAGACTATAGACAAAAAGGAAAGAGTTCTGATAATGGAGGCAGAAAATTTGTTTATGGATTACGCAACCGCTTTCATATTCTTCGTTTCTCTGCTGGAATGAAAAAGACCATAGCCGACAAAGCCGACCGAAACGGGTTGAGGCTAAGTTTTGTTGGCTTTGGTGGCATCTCTCTCGGGTTGCTGAAGCCTTATTATCTTCTTCTTCGTCAACCAACGGACGTGCCCCCCTATTTTGCAGACGAAAGATATACAGATGAAAATGCAACTCGCTTTCTAAGTCTTGATTCAATTGTCGGAGCCGGAAGCGCCACCAAGGGTTTAGATAAAATCCAACCTGTACCCGGAGTTCATGGCAAAATTGCCTTAGACTTTGATTGGGGCAAAAAGGATGAATTTGTCAAAGCGCTGGAAGTTGGCATGATGTTAGACCTCTATTATAAGCGTGTCCCAATCATGATTAATAGCTCCAATCGTTTTTATCAAGTGGCGCTCTTCGTGTCTTTTCAATTCGGCAAACGCTGGTGATATATTGTAAGAATAATGCAACAGAACTCGTTTTTTTACAATTAAATGACAATGCTCCCTACCAAAGTTTCGTCTATTAGACGTATCTTTGTATCTATCTAAAAAACAATCAGGTATTATCCATAACATCAACATCATTAAATGAAAAAACAAACAATACTCATTGCACTAAGCGTTGTCCTATTTAGCTTGGCGGCATTAATAGTTACTGGCCGTTTTGACCCGGCACAGAGCCGTTTTCAATTGGAATCGAAAAAGAAGGGTGGCAAACCATCCTTCGACAAAGAGCAAGGGGCCTTAGATGCAGCAGAATGGCGCCATAGCAAGATGGTTGATGAAAACGGCAATTTTTCTCCCAACTACATACGAAATGCAATGCTTCAGGCAGACCGGAGCAAAGTGAGTGCCAGTCGTTCTAATCTTAATATGCAATGGGAAGAACTTGGACCAGACAATGTGGGCGGAAGAACCCGCGCCATATTAATTGACAAACGCGATCCAAGCAATAAAACCATATATGCCGGAGGGGTAAGTGGTGGTATGTGGAAGTCTCTGGATGGAGGCAATACTTGGAATATATTACCTGAGTGGAACCGGTGGCTTACCGTTACCTGTATTGCCCAGGCTAATGATTTCAACAAGGCAATTTTCATAGGAACAGGGGAAGGCTTAGCACAGCCGAGCGGTATATCGTTTAACTCTGGAAATATCGGAAACGGAATATTCAAATTGGACAACGAGGATAAACCTACGCTTATTACTCCTGACAATTTTGCAGATAGTATTCAATATATCGGCGACGATTGGACGCTTGTTAACCGAATCGCCATTAACCCAAGAGATGCCAACCAAATGGCAGCGGCAACCGGAAAAGGCTTATTTCAATCGGACGATGCCGGAGTGTCTTGGTATGCTTCTGTTCTGCCGGCGGCTTTGGTTGGAAAACCTGCTGCGGATGTGAAATGGGGCAATGATGGCACCATCATATTCGCTTCTGTGGGTGCTACCTCCAATGGTTTTGGTGCCGGAGCTAGTCTGGTCGTTTCGCAAAACGGTGGTTTCTCTTGGAGATTGATTGTGAACAACCGTCATGGGTTCCCCCCCAAGCAAGGAAGAATAGAAATTGCCATCGCGCCATCCAATCCAAACATCGCCTATGTTTCTGTAGCTGGCTCGGCAGGTGCCACATACCAAGTGTTGCGAACAGAGAATACTTCAGATACCGGTATTGTCTGGAAAGTGATTGGTGCAAAAGGACCACTTTTTGATCCAATGGGTGAAAACTCACAAGGTTGGTATGATAACGTGATCGCCGTTTCTCCCGCCGACCCAAACAGAGTTTATCATGGCGGGGTAGATTTCTATACCTGGAGCGATCTTTCGGGATGGAAACAGATTGATTTTGGATATATTACTGAGGTAAATCCAAGATACATACATCCGGATAAACACGCAATTACCATTGCAGATAATGACCCCAACCTAATGTTTGTGGGCAGCGATGGAGGAATTTCACGCTCTTTGGATGCGTACAGCAGTTTCCCTTTCCCCAATTTTAGTGTAAAAAACAGAGGATATAACGTTACTCAGTTTTACTCTGTAGCTGCTGCTTTAAGTGGTGAGGTGATGGGGGGAACTCAAGATAACGGAACGCCTTATATTAATTACCTTGGAAACACCCGTAAAGCCTCTAGAATGGTGTCGGGAGGAGACGGAATCTACACCGAAATATCACATCTTGACCCGCGCATGTTTTTTGCAGGGGTCTATTACGGACAAATCCGCCGTTCCGGAAATTATGGAGCTTCCTTTGATGGTTTTTACGATTTGAAAGTGGATCGTACAGGCAAAGGATGCCCCAGCAGATGTGGCGCACAAGAATGTGTCGGGAATGCACCCTTTATAACTCCCTTCTATCTAAGTGAGACCAAAAATGCCGGACACGGATTAGCGACCACCACTTTTAAAGCAGACCGAGCCTATTCGACAGGCGAAGAGGTAACGGCAATTAGCCGGACAGCCGAATATAAATTTACTACCACTTTGACGGCTGATTTAGCCCCGGGGCAGGAAATTCAAGTCAACGACCCGATTCGTTCCAGAGCTTTTGTTTCTTCATACTGTGGGGTGTGGCTTACTTCTGAGGCTCTTGAATTGGGAGGTATTCCTAAATGGCATAAATTAACCAACAGTACTTCCGGTGTGGTAAACGCTTACGCGGCGACCAAAGATGCAAACACGTTATATGTCGGCTCGGCTAATGGATTTGTTTACCGATTTGGCAATTTGAATGCTCATTGTGATACCGCTACTTATCCGATAGGAGATAACGCATGGACTGTTTTATATCCTACGAATCCCAACGTGACTAATGACTATACCAGCAGTGCCAGTCCGGTAGCGGCCAACCGTTCTGTTGAAGGCGTTGCCGTTGACCCGAATGATGAAAACCACGTGGTGGCGGTGGTCTCCGGATTTTCGGCTACGAACCTCCCGCATGTTTATGAAAGTTTTAACGGAGGGAAAAACTGGACGGCTCTCACAAAGGACCTCCCTAATATGCCGGTATATGATGTGGTGGTTCACGATGCTAATACCATCATCATAGGCACCGAAATGGGTATATGGAGTTGGGATGGATCGGGATGGCACGAGGAAAATAACGTATTGCCACGTGTTCCGGTGTTTCGCTTGATTGAAAAAAACCTTTATCAGGATGGCTGTCCGGTTCTCTATATCGGTACGCATGGAAGAGGAATATGGCGTTCTACCTCTCTTACTCCGGGAGGCTGTAATTTAGTAGCCGGAGTTGAAAATGTAAAAGCTCCTGAAATTTCAGATTTGAATATTTTCCCCAATCCTGCAAATGCTTCTTCCAAAGTTTCTATCTCATTGGAAAATAGCACACCGGTTACCTTGCGCATTTTTGACATGACCGGAAAATTACATAAAGAAGATACCTATACCAATACCAAATCAGGCGGAAATACTTTTGACTTGAACGCCGCCGGGCTATCCTCCGGCACTTATATCTTGAGTGCTACCGTTGCCAATACCAGAACACAGAGCCGATTGTTTGTGATTTCTAAATGACTTTAATTTATTGATGAATGATAGAAAAAACCCGGATTGATTCCGGGTTTTTTGTTTAGCAAGCCATTTGATAGTCAAAGAAACATAGGCAATACAATGTTGAGGCCGCTGATAAGGCTTTTATCAGCTATTCAAACTATTCAACCTAATCGAAAACCAGCTTTATCTGTGTTCTATTACATTCGTTTTTTCAATGAGCCAACGAAATAAGTTCATTAACGATTACATATACTCCCTACTTGGCGACAGATTGTCTGATTACCTGTCCATTTTTGACAGGCGGCAAGCTATTCGGTACCCATCTGCTGCTATTCGGTCCCTGTTAGTAAGAGACAGGTCCCTGTTAGTAGCTATTCGGTACCTGTTAGCCAAAGACAGGTCCTTGTTCGCTGCTACTCGGTACCTGTTAGCTAAAGACAGGTCCCTGTTCGTTGCTACTCGGTCCCTGTTAGTAAGAGACAGGTGCCTGTTAGCTGCTACTCGGTACCTGTTAGCCAAAGACAGGCGCCTGTTAGCTGCTATTCGGTCCCTGTTAGCCGAAGATGGGTGCCTGTTAGCTACTATTCGGTCCCAGTTCGCTTCTGCTGCGACCAGTTTAGTGAGCACTCTTGCCATCTAGGTCCTATTTCGGTTGGAGAGGCCGCGATTGAAAGAAAAATCTTCATCCATTATTATATTTGGATACCGAAAGCAAAACTCTTTGGCGCTAAAACTTTC
The sequence above is a segment of the Bacteroidota bacterium genome. Coding sequences within it:
- a CDS encoding OsmC family protein; this encodes MTSKIIYEGNLRTTLTHLYSGATITNDAPLDNHGLAQAFSPTDMVATALGSCIITTMGIKTRDMNIDLTGTELTVTKVMGSEPRRIAEIHITIQFPDNHFTDKEKTIMENIARTCPVAKSLHPDLKQELIFVWNR
- a CDS encoding T9SS type A sorting domain-containing protein; the encoded protein is MKKQTILIALSVVLFSLAALIVTGRFDPAQSRFQLESKKKGGKPSFDKEQGALDAAEWRHSKMVDENGNFSPNYIRNAMLQADRSKVSASRSNLNMQWEELGPDNVGGRTRAILIDKRDPSNKTIYAGGVSGGMWKSLDGGNTWNILPEWNRWLTVTCIAQANDFNKAIFIGTGEGLAQPSGISFNSGNIGNGIFKLDNEDKPTLITPDNFADSIQYIGDDWTLVNRIAINPRDANQMAAATGKGLFQSDDAGVSWYASVLPAALVGKPAADVKWGNDGTIIFASVGATSNGFGAGASLVVSQNGGFSWRLIVNNRHGFPPKQGRIEIAIAPSNPNIAYVSVAGSAGATYQVLRTENTSDTGIVWKVIGAKGPLFDPMGENSQGWYDNVIAVSPADPNRVYHGGVDFYTWSDLSGWKQIDFGYITEVNPRYIHPDKHAITIADNDPNLMFVGSDGGISRSLDAYSSFPFPNFSVKNRGYNVTQFYSVAAALSGEVMGGTQDNGTPYINYLGNTRKASRMVSGGDGIYTEISHLDPRMFFAGVYYGQIRRSGNYGASFDGFYDLKVDRTGKGCPSRCGAQECVGNAPFITPFYLSETKNAGHGLATTTFKADRAYSTGEEVTAISRTAEYKFTTTLTADLAPGQEIQVNDPIRSRAFVSSYCGVWLTSEALELGGIPKWHKLTNSTSGVVNAYAATKDANTLYVGSANGFVYRFGNLNAHCDTATYPIGDNAWTVLYPTNPNVTNDYTSSASPVAANRSVEGVAVDPNDENHVVAVVSGFSATNLPHVYESFNGGKNWTALTKDLPNMPVYDVVVHDANTIIIGTEMGIWSWDGSGWHEENNVLPRVPVFRLIEKNLYQDGCPVLYIGTHGRGIWRSTSLTPGGCNLVAGVENVKAPEISDLNIFPNPANASSKVSISLENSTPVTLRIFDMTGKLHKEDTYTNTKSGGNTFDLNAAGLSSGTYILSATVANTRTQSRLFVISK